The nucleotide sequence TAGAAGCACGAGGAATCGCAGTCTCTTCTATCTATTACTTTCTTTAAAGCTGCTTGTGTCAAATGATGAAAATGACGAACTATACAACAAACTGAGAAGAGAGTTTGGAAGAATACCTTCTGGAGTGCGCAAAGAAGTCGCATGGGCGCTTACCAATTATTACGGTCTCTACCATCCAGAAAGAGAAATCAGGGTTTTTAGGGTCTGGAGTGAAGTATACGAGAAAGAGAGCTCTGCGAAAATACTTCTCCTAGTTGGAAGAGCAAGAAGCGCTGCTCAGAGGGGGAACAGAGATCAGGCTCGAGATTTGTTTGAAGAAGCCTTGAAAATGGCAAAGAAACTTGAAGATCCACAGGGGTTAATTAATGTACTCAACGATTATTCATGGTACATGAAGCAGGATAACATAGAATATTCGTTGAAGCTAGCGGAGAGAGCTGCCTATTATTCAGGTTACTACGATGAAAAGCTTAGCTCTGCTTCGTGTGTACTGGACACTCTTTCAATTATCCAACATGAGAGTAAGGATAAAGGGCTGTACAACACCATCGAATTACAAAGAATGACTGGCTTTGAGAAGGACGGTCCACTGCAAACGCTGCGGGATAGGCTTGCAGTTGTTGAGCTTGAACAATCGGAGTATCCAAACGAAGACTTGACGAGATCATACTTGAAAAAACACATAGAAAATGTTAAGAACACGAGCAGAAAAACATGTGTGGCGTGGGATAATTTGAGTTACTTGCTGAACGGCATAACAAGAAGAATAAGAGGTGTGACTCTTAGGAAGATAATCGTCGGATTGGAAATAGCCGTAGATCTCTTAAATGATCCTTTCCCGATTGTTAACGAGTATGTGAAATCCAAAGTCGAAGAAAGTTTCGAGATAGCCATTAATGAACTCGGAAAGCTTTCATCAAATGATGCGAAGAAGCTAGTTCTTTCAACTTACTCTGCTCTTCGAGATAGAATGGGTAGCTTTCCCTATTTGTGCCGAAAAGGCGTGTTATTAAGAATAGTTGAAGCTTGTTCAATTGATCTGCATACGCTTAAAGAGATAGCTAAGAGGCGATACGAGCTAATGAAGTTCATTGGACAACTTTTCGATCTTCATCCCTTTCTTGAAGGTAGAAGAGACGCTGCAATGAAGTTCTTGGATGTCATGCCGAAAAGAAAAAGCGAAGAATTCATCTCTGGGTATCTTCAACTTACGGAGAAAGAGAGAGTGATCATAGATACTTTTATGAGAGACTATGCGCGCTACAACAGAGATTGGGGAGTTAAATTAGAACCTATCAGCGAGCTCAAGTTGTTTGTGCAAGAGTACGGATTGAAAAATGTTCCTTCTACTCTAGCATACTGGGTACTAGATACTAAGAGATGTAGAACAAAGCTAGTGAATCTTTTGATGAAGTTTTCGTGATACATCGGAAGTAGCTTCGTTGAGGATTGCGCTGTTATCCAGATCTACTGAATTCGAAGGATTTGTGTATTACTATCTATGGTAAAATCCTCTTGGTCGTAGATGTGAAACAACCATAAGTCCACGGCCGGTGTCTTCTATGCATAAAAGTCGCGAAAGCATTTCATAACCTCCCCCGGATCATAAGAGATACTTCAAAAAAGGGAGGAATAATCTATATGATAAAGAGACTGGACAAAAGTCAATACTCAAAAGTCATACCCCTCGTGAGAGGACTTGACAGGTATCTTTCGGTCAGGGCCGTCTTACAGGAGGATGTCGAAGGCTTTGTCTATGCCGATGATGTGATGAGTCCCGATACGTATTTCGTTTGGGAGATCTCCGGCGATTCAGGGTTCTATCTCGAAGGAGAGCCTTCAGAGGGCAGGGCAATTGAGGTT is from Mesotoga infera and encodes:
- a CDS encoding tetratricopeptide repeat protein, which encodes MNRKIPSLLNGEFGIFYSRPIVNMYMDKLPTSEWREFIKILDCMYAGEDSSAIVSMIEHGLNRSTRNRSLFYLLLSLKLLVSNDENDELYNKLRREFGRIPSGVRKEVAWALTNYYGLYHPEREIRVFRVWSEVYEKESSAKILLLVGRARSAAQRGNRDQARDLFEEALKMAKKLEDPQGLINVLNDYSWYMKQDNIEYSLKLAERAAYYSGYYDEKLSSASCVLDTLSIIQHESKDKGLYNTIELQRMTGFEKDGPLQTLRDRLAVVELEQSEYPNEDLTRSYLKKHIENVKNTSRKTCVAWDNLSYLLNGITRRIRGVTLRKIIVGLEIAVDLLNDPFPIVNEYVKSKVEESFEIAINELGKLSSNDAKKLVLSTYSALRDRMGSFPYLCRKGVLLRIVEACSIDLHTLKEIAKRRYELMKFIGQLFDLHPFLEGRRDAAMKFLDVMPKRKSEEFISGYLQLTEKERVIIDTFMRDYARYNRDWGVKLEPISELKLFVQEYGLKNVPSTLAYWVLDTKRCRTKLVNLLMKFS